The Oceaniferula marina region CAGCGAGATCAAAGCTGGATTTCCTGGTATGATTGTCGGGTTCACCGGACCTAATCATACAAAGTTCAAGTTTCCTGAAATCACCGTTCCCCGCGAGCAGGTGCGTTTTGAGTCTCTCTTTACCCCGCGCTGGAATACCTATTACGCCACTTATTTCACCATCACCGGCCTGCATGGCTTGCACGTGATTGCAGGGGCCTTTGTTTTGGGCTATTATCTCTTCTTCGGGCGGAAAATGTTCAATGAAAACCCAACATGGCTCGCCAACCGGGTGGAGGTCGCCGGCCTGTTCTGGCACTTCGTTGACCTGGTTTGGATTTTCCTCTTCCCGATCCTCTACCTCATGTAATTGCCGACCGAGCCAGCATTTATGGAGCTGGCGGATCATAAAACCTCGACAGACTACAGACACTCTCACTTCTCATTCCCCATCACGACCATGGCTGATTCCCCAGAAGAAATCCAAAAAGCGAGTAAACTCTATCTCCTGATCGGAGCGACACTCTTCGTATGCACGGTACTTACCGTGGCGGTTGCCAAATTTGAGTTCCTCGACTTCGGTCAGCGCGGATTTGATGGCGTTGATGCAACCATCGGCTTGTTGATTGCTTTGTTTAAATCGTCACTGGTGGCGGCTATTTTCATGCACCTCAACCATGAGAAAAAGTTGGTTTACTGGACCTTCGGCAGTGCTATCTTCTTCGGTGCGTGTCTGATGTTGCTCACCGGACTTGCTTTTTCCGATCCGATCCAATTTCAAGGTTTCTTCGGGCGTTAGGCTCGAAATGCTGCACCCCCTACTCACTACAATCTACTTATCCTCAACCCTTTCACTACCCGAGCACCATGTCTTTAAAAGGTTTTCATATCCTCTTCATCACGATTGCCACCTTACTCTGTGTGTTTGTCGCGCTGTGGGCTTTTGTGCTTGAGCGCTTGCCTGACCCCGGGCTGCAGATGTTTGGTGCCAGCTGTGCCTTGGCCTCGGTTGCTTTGCCCATTTACGGTTGGCGCTTTTACCGCAAGGCCAAAGCCATTCACGTCTAGTCCGATTTCTTCCGCGAACCTGAACCCTCAAAGCATATGACTTCATTGATCAACACTCTGGCCTGCTCCGTTTGTATGGGGGTGGGTGAAGAACACCGGGATTCGATTGCCGCGGGTTACGCCATGCTGGTGATGCTGTTGATCATTGTTCCCATGCTCTGTGCGATCATCTTTTTTATCGTGCGTATGGCCAGACGTGAGCAGGAACAACTCGACCCAGCTTTGGCAGATTCCCGAACCGCGACCGATCACCAACCTTTTCTTTAGCCTCTACCCTTTCTTTTTCCCATGTCTATTCTCGAACTCTTCGGACTACCTGAAAACTACTCCCAGCACGGTGAGCAAGTTGACCAGATGAACTCAGTGATTCACTGGTTGATGCTTGTGCTCTTTGTCGGCTGGACCATCTTCTTCTTTGTGACCTTGTTCAAGTTCTGGCACAAGCGGAACCCGAAGCCGAGTTATAGCGGTGTGAAAAACCACGTGTCGACTCACCTTGAGATAGGTGTGGTGATTGTCGAGGCTGTGTTTTTGTTGGGATTTGCCTTTCCGCTATGGGCTGAGCGCACGGATACCTTCGAGCGTGTCGTCGCCAATGACCCGGAAGCTCCCCGGGTGCGTGTCATCGGACAGCAATACAGCTGGATTTACCACTATCCGGGTAACGACGGCGTGTTTGGACGCACGGATAATGCACTGATTTCAGCGGACAATGCAGTCGGAATCGACCCGGATGACGTTAATGGGCACGATGATTTTATTTCCACCACCGCGCTGAAGCTTCCGGCTGGACGTAACTGCATCCTCCAGTTGACCTCGAAGGATGTCATTCACAACTTTGCCATCGTTCCTTTGCGGATCCAGCAGGATTGCATTCCGGGGAAAGAGATCCCGATGTGGTTCAATCCGGTCAAGGAAATGGAAACTTCGGTGATCTGTGCGCAACTTTGCGGGGAAGCCCATGCGAATATGAAGGGAAGCCTTGAGGTGATCAATGCAGCCGAGTATGCCAAGTGGGCCACCTCAAGAAGTGAGGAAGAGTTGGCCAAAAAGAAGGCTATGGCACTCAATTAGAACAATCTATCAAAAGTTAGTTTTTGTCGAGGTGATGGGGTTTTTCCATCACCTCGTTTTTTGTGACAGATGTGGCACGGGAATTGTTTAGGAAATTCCATATCTTACTTGCTACTTGAGGGCGGAGGCTCTATGAATGATACCAAAGCACAGGACGGACTTTTTGTTCGTTTTTTTGAGCAAATTTACCAATTTGAAGAGGGACAAAGACTATGACTAACAAAAACGAGGACGAAGCCGACAAAATGAATCGAGAAAATAAGCCTACCATTTTGGTAGTGACTCCTGAGATTACTTACTTGCCCGAGGGGATGGGGAACATGGCCCAGAGGATGAGTGCGAAGGCGGGGGGGATGGCGGATGTGTCGGCGTCCTTGGTTAGTGCACTATACGATCAGGGAGCGGATGTGCATGTGGCACTGCCCAACTACCGCAGGATGTTCAATATGGACATCAAGTCCGTGCACGATCGTGAATACCAGACCGTTCGGGACACCTTGGGCAAGGAGCGGATTCATCTGGCGGAGGATCGTATTTTCTACCATCGGGACCAAGTGTATGCTTCGGAGAACCGCCGGATGGCCTTGGCATTCCAGCGGGAAATCATCAACCATATCATTCCTCAGGTCAAACCGGATCTCATTCACTGCAACGACTGGATGACGGGCTTGATTCCGGCTGTGGCACGCCGGTTTGGAATCCCATGCCTTTACACGGTGCACAATATCCATACGGAAAAAATGACCATGGATCAGATTGAGGATCGTGGTATTGATGCGGCAGAGTTCTGGAACCATCTGTATTTTGAGCATCCACCGTATTCCTACGAGGAGTCCCGTGAGACCAATCCAACGGATTTCCTAGCGAGTGGGATTTTTGCAGCGGATCATGTCAACACCGTGAGCCAGACGTTTCTCTATGAGGTGGTCGAGGGTAAACATAGCTTTGTCCCGGATGCGATCCGTTCTGAAATGGCGAGTAAACTACACGCCGGTTGTGCTACAGGTATTTTGAATGCTCCGGACGTTTCCTATGATCCCGAGACCGATCCGGCGTTGGAGATGAATTACACCCATGAGAATGTGATGGAGGGGAAGGCGGTTAACAAACGGGCCTTGCAAGAGCGGATAGGTCTCGAGGTTCGTCCGGATGCCCCATTGTTTTTCTGGCCGTCCCGATTGGACCCTATGCAAAAGGGGTGCCAGTTGCTTGCGGACATCCTATACCAAATGGTCGATGACCACTCGGATATCGGGTTGCAAGTTGCGATTATTGCCAACGGTTCATTCCAGAAGCATTTCCATAATATTGTCGAGTTGCACGGATTGCAAAATCGGGTCGCTGTGGTGGACTTTACGGAAGATGATTCGCGTCTTGGTTATGCGGCTGCGGATTTCATGATGATGCCCTCACGCTTTGAGCCATGCGGACTGCCGCAGATGGTGAGTCCGAAATACGGCACCTTGTCGGTTGCCCATGACACCGGTGGTATTCACGATACGGTGGAGCATATGCACCACGATGGCAATCTGGGCAATGGATTCCGCTTCCAGTATTACAGTCCGGAAGGTTTGCGTTGGGGGATTGATGAAGCGGTTGGGTTTTATAAGCGTTCCTGGGAGGACAAAGATCGGATTTTGTCCCGCGTGATGCGTGAGTCCTCTGAGCGCTTCAATCATGACACCACGGCCGCGGCCTACATCCAGCGTTATGAAACGATGTTGGGTAAAAAGGTCGGGAATTGATATTTTCGAAACAAGCGCGGTTGAGTTTCGATGTCGGTGTTATCCTAGGGTTCGCTCTACAGCTAGCCCTAGCGAGTTGATGGAAGGATGAAATCATTTTTCAAATGGAGTGGCAAAGCGGATCGCTTCGAATGGTGGGCGGTCACTCTGATCACAGGCGTTGCCGGGCAATTAGCCATTCTATATTTGGCATTTTCTCATTTTGATGGAAGTGGAGGAATCGGGCTCTCGATCTCCTTGGTGATTGCGGCATTGGTGACTCTATGGCTGACATTTGCCGCGACCGTCAGGCGTTTGCGTGATTGCGGCTATTCACCGTGGTTTGTTTTATTGGGGTGCGTTCCGGTGCTGTGCTGTTTTGTAGTGGCGGTTTGCGGATTTGTCCCTGGTAAGGCCATGAGGAATCGAAAGCTGGTGAAGCGGGTGGTGAAGTAGCCGGGCTAAAGGGCTCATAAAAAAGCCCTTGCTGCTACAAGGGCTGGAAAAGAATGGTGTGTGCTGCTGTTAGTTTTTATTTGGCAAATTTGAGGTTGGGCAAAAATGAACTTTGCGTATAGTTCAGCTACATGGATTATTTGCCGGGTAAAAACGATCGACGTTATAAGGTCGGGCTGTTGGCCCGCAGGGCGTTTCATTTTTATTCCCAGGACGTGGTTGCGGGCATGAGCGCGGCAAAGCTTGAGCCAGGCCAGGTGATCCTTCCCGTGGATTTACTCTATCAGAGTGATGAGGACATCCGTCGGCTATTAACTGATTGTGATCTTGATGGATTGATTCTTGGTTTGGATCGGGGCCGTTACGAGCTGTACCGGGAATGTTTGCCTGATGTCCCGATGGTGAATGTGCACCCCGATATCCTCGCCAATGATATTCCGACGATTGCGATTGATCCACATGCCTTGGCGGTGGCTTCCGTGCGATATTTCAAAAGTCTCGGGGTGAGCCATGTGGCTAACTTGAGCACTTTTAATACAGAAGCTCAGGATCGGGTAAATCAGACGATGAAGGAATTAGTCGAAGCCGCCGGGGGCTCATTTACTTCCTATTCCATTCATGTTCCAGGCTTGGTTGCAAGCTACGAAAACACTCGAACGATGCCGGAGGTAGCAGAATTTGAATCCTGGCTGGAAAACTTGAAGCGTCCGACGGGTGTGCTTTCAAGTGGTGGCTATACAGCCGTCATGCTTGCCCAGTCTGCGCAGCGTATGGGGATAAACATTCCTGACGAATTGTCGATCCTGAGTCGCTCAGACGATAGCGTTTGTTTGTTTGCTGACCCTCCGGTCAGTAGTTTTCGAAGTATTGGGTCGGTGGTTGGCAAGATGGCCTTGGAGTTTTTGGGATCGTATTTCACCCATGGGCAGTGGCCTGAGACCTGCAGGGCTTTGCCGGTTCCTTCGGTGATCGAGCGCTATTCCACGGGGGTTCCTGCCGGGATGAGTCGGAGTATGCACACGGCGGTTCATTATATCAGGCGGAATGCCTTGAAAGGGGTTACGGTGGACGATGTTCTGGCTGCGTGTCCCGGGCTCTCCCGAAGTCGCTTGTATCGTGAATTCGAGGCCAATTTTGGCCATAGCCCGGCACAGGAAATCACCCGCTTGAGGGTTGACGAGGCAAAGTACCAGCTACGCTTTACGGATAAATCCTTGGGTGAAATTGCCGAGTGGTGTTCGTTCAAGGGGGCTCCTCAATTTTCAACAGTTTTTGCCCGGGAAGTAGGCCAGCCCCCTGGCAGCTGGCGCAAATCCTGATTCGATTACGAGGCCTTCCCTTGTCTCATCAGCCCTTCTTCTTTTCTCCCTTCAAGGAGATAGAGTGATGGGGCTTTGCGCCTGCGAGGCGACTGGGACATATTGACAATATTTATAAATACACACCAAGCACCCTGAGGCGTATGGTCCGTTCATATAGCCAGTGATTGATATCAATATTTCAAATGATATCGGAACTGGCATTCACTAAACGAATAAATAATTGAAATATGAAAATACCACACATGTTACTCGTTACAGCCTTGGCCATAGGCTCAGGGCACGCTGCCGTTACCATTGCTGACTTTGGAGGCACAGCCCCGGTTTTAGATTCCGGAGATGTAGGAAACACCATATCTGGAGGTGGTGAGTTCGGTTGGAATGGAAGCGAAACGTTTGGACAAAGCTTCACTCTCGCTTCAGCTGGAACACTGGATTCCATCTATTTTGCATACAGAGGGAAGGGGAACAACGACACCCAAGTGATCACCGTCGCTGTGGATGGTACGGCCTACTCCGGAATAGCGCTTGATGGGAGCTCAATGAAGTCGGACGGATCCAAGACGGATTACAATTGGGCAAGAATTGATTTTACAGGTGAGAACGTCTCATTGGATGCGGGTTCCCATCATTTTTTGTTAAGTATCACTCAATCTCCTGATAATGATTGGGTTATTGCTCCACAATATTCTGGGGCTAATCCATATGGTGGGGGGAGAAGTCTGGGAAATATATTAAATGCTCCAGCTGAAGATTTGCTATTTGCGGTGTCCACATCTGCTGTTCCAGAGCCGAGTTCTGCAGCTCTGCTTGGATTGGGCGGGATAGCTCTTGTTCTTCGCCGGCGTAAGTAAGGAAAAAATCAAGAGGAGAGTCGGGCTCAGCTGTCTGAAGGCTCTGAAAATACCGCCTCTTGTGTTTGGTGAATCAAAGAGGTGGCCGTTGTTCTATAGTGGAACGACGGCCATTTTTAGCCAATGACAAATGATATTGAATAAGCGTAAATTTAATCAGATGATAATCAGGAGAATGCGTTCGATCGTGATGGGTCTGTGGCTGGCTGGGTGGGTGGCTTGTAGCGGGGCAGAAGATTCGCAACAGGATCATTATATCCTGGATATGGTGCATCATAATCCGGGTGAGAAACTATATGAGACAGCTTATGAGAAGCCGGAGGTGATCAAAAAGATGGGCTTCAACGGCAAGGTGTATTACCTGTTTGATTCCCCGACGCTGGCGATCAACTGGGAGTCGGTTGACCCTGAAATTTTCCCGGTGGGTTCCGCGGAGCGTGCATGGGTGGATGCCAAGGCCAAGCGGATCAAGCAGCAGCATGCGAGTTGTCGTGCCGCGGGTATTCAGACGATGGCGATGGCTGACTTGGTGCTTTTCCCAAAAAAACTAATCAACAAGTATGGTTTGGAAAAAATTTACGGGGATCCGAGCCACCCGCAGACCCAGAAATATTTACGTGCCCAGATTGGCGAAATGTTTGATCAGTTCCCGGATCTGGATGGGATTGTCGTGCGGATCGGAGAGACGTATTTGCATGATGCCCCGTATCACCGGGGGCACATCCGGAATAAGACGAGCCCTGAAAAAACCATCATCCCTCTGATGCAGTTGCTCCGTGAGGAGGTGTGCGTGAAACGCAGCAAGGACCTGGTGTTTAGGACCTGGATGAGCTTTGACAAGAACCTGGCGGCTTATAAGCGCGTGAGTCAGGGGGTGGAGCCTCATGCCAAGCTGGTCATCGCGATCAAACATTGCGAGGGCGATTTCCACCGGGCCAATCCATTTAGCAAGGTGATTGGCGAGGGGCGTCACAAGCAGCTGATTGAAGTCCAGTGTGCACGTGAATACGAGGGCAAGGGCGCTTACCCGAATTACATTGCACATGGCGTGATCGAGGGCTTTGAGGAATACCAGGACATGCCGGCGGGTAAGATGCGCAGTATTCGTGAACTGGTCGAAACCAAGCCGGATCTGTTTGCCGGGATCTGGACTTGGACGCGCGGAGGGGGCTGGAACGGTCCCTATATCACGAACGAAATGTGGTGTGATGTCAACGCCTGGGTGATGGCTCAGTGGGCTGCCGATCCATCGAAATCTGAGGAATTTTTGCTCGCCCGGTATGCCAAAGAAAGACTTCAACTCAAAGGGGTGGACATTACAAAATTTCGCAAACTGTGCCTCTTGTCGGCCGATGCCGTGCTCAGAGGACGCAATTCGATCCAGGGCGATATGAATCCGTGGTGGACACGGGACCAGGGGATCGGATACCCTCCCGCACATAAAGATGCGGAAAAGCAGCAACGCAACTTGAAACAGAAAGATGAGGCGATCCGTAAATGGAAAGAGGTGGTTTCATTGGCCGAGGGAATTCAGTGGGCCGATGAGGAAACGCGCGAATTTGCGGTGTCCTCATCCTACTACGGACTTTACCTCTACGAAATCTACCGGGCGTTGGTCTACCTTTCTGACGCTGAAGCGCGAAAAGACATAGCTGGAGTGAAGCAGTGGATTGGCCAGTACGACGCGGCTTGGGCACGATATCAGGCACTACCCGAAAAATACAACAAGCTGTCCACTCTCTACACCAAGGAATTCAAACGACACATCAGAAACCATGCGGATACTAAAGTGAATAGCCTACGCTAGCGGTACATGGTATGAAGTTTACGTGATGATTTTTTTCAGATGACCAGATGATGGACAGGACATGATTCGATACGCCTCGACGAAGTTGAGAAATGCTTAGATTGCCAAATATAGTTTGGATTTTCATAAGCTGCTGTATAGCAGTTGATGCGGCTCCGGTGCGCTTTGATATCAACTCCGGAGGGAGCCCCACCCAGCCAGGGTGGGCGGCGGCTCCCGGCGGCCAGGGTAGTGATGGCACGGTGTCGATACGCATGGATCCTGTTGGTGCTGTGGTCTTGGATAGTCGTGACCGCGGGGATCTGAATGGAGGGGGAGCAGAAGCATCCATGTGGAACGATTTTGTGTTTGCCAGCGGCAGTGATTCCCCTGGGGAGGGGATCCGCATCACCCTCTCCGGTTTGCAGGCGAACTCCGAATATCCCATCACTGTATGGGCTTTTGATGATCTGACGGGGGGCAATGCCACCGGTTTTTGGAATGGAGAGCAATTGACCTTCCCGGATAACCCGGACCCTGCTTCCTTGGGGGATTACGCGGTTTCGTTTCATGTGACAAGCGATGCGCAAGGGGAAGTGGCTATTCAGGGCTTGGTCGGGTCGCCCCGGTCCTCGGGACACAATGTGTTTATCAATGGCTTGGAAGTGGGCGACAGGATCGCTGAAGATGCGCCTTATCATATCGAGCTTTCTTCAAGGCTCGTGAACAGAGCTGCCGCCATAGGCTCGCTTGTCGGGGTCTTGAGCAGCCAGGATCCGGATCAGGAGGATGGCTTCATCTACACATTTGCCCCGGGGGCGGGAGGAGATCATAATGGGCTCTTCAGCTTGCAGGGCAATACCTTGCTCACCGATCGCTCACTGCAGAGCGTCGGATCAACGTTGTCGTTGAAGATTCAAACCACCGACCGGGAGGGGAATAGCTATGAGAAGGTGTTTGCTTTGGTGGTGATTGATGATGTGGATGATGATGGCTTGGACGATGTTTGGGAATTGGAGTATTTCCCCTCCCTGTCCGCAGCGCGTGGTAGTGACCATTCCGACGAGGATCTGTTGAACAATCTGGAGGAACAGGCGCTGGGGACCAATCCAACACTGAGTGACACGGATGCGGACGGCCTGGCCGACCATATGGAGAATGGGTCGGGGAAGTTTGTCGATGCGGACAATGCAGGTTCTGATCCTAATCTTGCGGACTCAGATGGAGACGGTCTTATGGATGGTGATGAGGTGAGTCCGGCCAATGGTTCGGTGACCGACCCCAACTTGAAGGATACGGATGGCGACATGTATGGGGACGCCTTGGAAATTATCCAGGGGACATCGCCTACCGATGCTGATCAGTTTCCAGATGTGGCGCTTGCACTGACGATCAATGAATTTGTTGCAAACAATCAAACCGGTGTGAAGGACGGATACGGGAACCGTGAGGATTGGATTGAGATATACAACCCGAATATCGTAGCTGTTAACCTTGTCGGCTACACCCTGACCGATGATGCAAGTGTGCTGAACAAGTGGACGTTTCCCGAGGTGCATATTCCTGCGGGTGGGTATTTGCTGGTGATGGCTTCCGGTAAAAATGAATGGGATCCTGGTGGATACCTTCATACAAACTTCAAGCTGTCTGCCGCTGGTGAGTACCTCGCTTTGGTCCGGCCGCAAGGCCAGGTGATTGATGATCAGATGACCCCGGCTTTCCCCGAGCAGTTCGGAGATGTTTCTTATGCCCGCCATCCGAGTAGCGGAACCTGGGGTTATGCATCGACGCCGACCCCCAACCAGCTCAACAGCGCTCTTCATTTTGCGGGGGTGGTGAAAGATACCCGATTCTCTGTGGATCGTGGATTTTATGATCAGCCCTTTCATGTGACGATTGAGAGCGACACTCCGGGAGCGATGATCCGCTACACGACGGATGGCAGTAAACCGAGTGCTAGTCATGGTTCGGTTTACACTGGAGCGATTTCGATTGAAACCACTACGACTCTGCGGGCTATTGCCGTGCGCAGTGGTTGGCTTTCGACTAATGTTGATTCCCATAGTTATTTTTTTGTGGCTGATGTGGTCAACCAACCGGCCGCCCCGCCGGGCTGGCCAGCTACATGGACGACAGCTCCCGCTGATTATGCGATGGACCCGAGAGTTCGGGATGGGGCGTTGCTGGGGTACGGCGTGGACGACGCTCTGCTAGATATTCCCACGGTTTCGATTACCATGGACCCTGATGATTTTTTGGGCAGCACCAACGGTATTTATTCGCACCCCTTAAATCGCTGGGAGAGGGAATGCTCAGTCGAATATGTTTTACCCGATGGTGGCGAAGGCTTTCAGGAAAATTGCAAGGTGGAGATCCACGGTAATTCCAGCCGGAACCCGGCTCGCATGCAAAAGCATTCGATGCGACTAACCTTCAGTTCGGAGGTCGGCGTTCCGAAACTGGACTTCCCTTTGTTTGCCGACTCTCCGGTAAATGCATTCAACAAATTGGTCCTGCGAGCCTGTTTCACAGATTCATGGGGGCTTACGGGTTGGTCACCGAGTCGGTATCGCCCAAATGATTCCCAGTATCTCAGGGATGTGTGGATGAAAGAGAGTTTTCGGGACATGGGGCAGCCATCCAGTTATGGAAATTTCGTTCACGTCTATGTGAATGGCTTATACTTCGGATTGCATAATATGACGGAACGCTTGGAGGATGATTTCTTTGCTAGCCATTTGGGCGGGAAAGAAGAGGATTGGGAGGTCTATGCTGACTTCTCGAGTCCGGGTGACCATTGGCAGCAATTGATGAGTATAGCCAATGGGGCCATTGAAACACCTGAGACGTATCAACAGATTCAGCCGTTCCTTGATATAGAGAATTATATCGATTACATGCTCCTGCATTTTTATGCGGATGCCGAAGACTGGCCGCATCACAATGGTTACGCCGCCGTGAACCCCGTATCCGGGGACGGCCGCTACCGCTTCTTTGTCTGGGATCAGGAAATTGCATTGGATAAGTTTTCCTGGAACCGCTATGATAATGGCACAGGAGGGGCGGCACCATTCCAAAGGTTGCGGCGCAATGAAGAGTTTTTGATGACTTTTGCTGACCGGGTTCAAAAGCATTTGTTCAATGGTGGAGCCCTGAGCGAAGAATCGAGTCGAGCTCGTTATAATGAAGTCGCCTCATGGATTGATAAGGCGATTGTAGCAGAATCGGCGAGATGGGGAGATACCCAGGATACCACAGCTGGATCTGCATCTGTTAGCCAGCCGTCGCCATTGGACGACCTTGATCATGACGCTTATCCTCCGGCACCCCATGCTCCTAACATTTACTTTACACGTGAGGATTCTTGGTTGCTTGAGTTAGAGAATGTGTTGAACCATTATATTCCGATTTTACACGACCCCAATGACCCAAGGTCGATTGTTCGGGAGTTGCGTGCGAACCAGTTGTTTCCCAGCTTGGATGCCCCTGTATTGAGCCAGCATGGCGGAGATATTGATCCGGGGTTTTTGTTGGACGTTACGGCTAAGCTTG contains the following coding sequences:
- a CDS encoding cytochrome C oxidase subunit IV family protein is translated as MADSPEEIQKASKLYLLIGATLFVCTVLTVAVAKFEFLDFGQRGFDGVDATIGLLIALFKSSLVAAIFMHLNHEKKLVYWTFGSAIFFGACLMLLTGLAFSDPIQFQGFFGR
- a CDS encoding cytochrome c oxidase subunit II, with protein sequence MSILELFGLPENYSQHGEQVDQMNSVIHWLMLVLFVGWTIFFFVTLFKFWHKRNPKPSYSGVKNHVSTHLEIGVVIVEAVFLLGFAFPLWAERTDTFERVVANDPEAPRVRVIGQQYSWIYHYPGNDGVFGRTDNALISADNAVGIDPDDVNGHDDFISTTALKLPAGRNCILQLTSKDVIHNFAIVPLRIQQDCIPGKEIPMWFNPVKEMETSVICAQLCGEAHANMKGSLEVINAAEYAKWATSRSEEELAKKKAMALN
- a CDS encoding glycogen synthase → MTNKNEDEADKMNRENKPTILVVTPEITYLPEGMGNMAQRMSAKAGGMADVSASLVSALYDQGADVHVALPNYRRMFNMDIKSVHDREYQTVRDTLGKERIHLAEDRIFYHRDQVYASENRRMALAFQREIINHIIPQVKPDLIHCNDWMTGLIPAVARRFGIPCLYTVHNIHTEKMTMDQIEDRGIDAAEFWNHLYFEHPPYSYEESRETNPTDFLASGIFAADHVNTVSQTFLYEVVEGKHSFVPDAIRSEMASKLHAGCATGILNAPDVSYDPETDPALEMNYTHENVMEGKAVNKRALQERIGLEVRPDAPLFFWPSRLDPMQKGCQLLADILYQMVDDHSDIGLQVAIIANGSFQKHFHNIVELHGLQNRVAVVDFTEDDSRLGYAAADFMMMPSRFEPCGLPQMVSPKYGTLSVAHDTGGIHDTVEHMHHDGNLGNGFRFQYYSPEGLRWGIDEAVGFYKRSWEDKDRILSRVMRESSERFNHDTTAAAYIQRYETMLGKKVGN
- a CDS encoding DUF805 domain-containing protein, producing MKSFFKWSGKADRFEWWAVTLITGVAGQLAILYLAFSHFDGSGGIGLSISLVIAALVTLWLTFAATVRRLRDCGYSPWFVLLGCVPVLCCFVVAVCGFVPGKAMRNRKLVKRVVK
- a CDS encoding helix-turn-helix domain-containing protein, with protein sequence MDYLPGKNDRRYKVGLLARRAFHFYSQDVVAGMSAAKLEPGQVILPVDLLYQSDEDIRRLLTDCDLDGLILGLDRGRYELYRECLPDVPMVNVHPDILANDIPTIAIDPHALAVASVRYFKSLGVSHVANLSTFNTEAQDRVNQTMKELVEAAGGSFTSYSIHVPGLVASYENTRTMPEVAEFESWLENLKRPTGVLSSGGYTAVMLAQSAQRMGINIPDELSILSRSDDSVCLFADPPVSSFRSIGSVVGKMALEFLGSYFTHGQWPETCRALPVPSVIERYSTGVPAGMSRSMHTAVHYIRRNALKGVTVDDVLAACPGLSRSRLYREFEANFGHSPAQEITRLRVDEAKYQLRFTDKSLGEIAEWCSFKGAPQFSTVFAREVGQPPGSWRKS
- a CDS encoding PEP-CTERM sorting domain-containing protein, yielding MKIPHMLLVTALAIGSGHAAVTIADFGGTAPVLDSGDVGNTISGGGEFGWNGSETFGQSFTLASAGTLDSIYFAYRGKGNNDTQVITVAVDGTAYSGIALDGSSMKSDGSKTDYNWARIDFTGENVSLDAGSHHFLLSITQSPDNDWVIAPQYSGANPYGGGRSLGNILNAPAEDLLFAVSTSAVPEPSSAALLGLGGIALVLRRRK
- a CDS encoding lamin tail domain-containing protein, whose translation is MRFDINSGGSPTQPGWAAAPGGQGSDGTVSIRMDPVGAVVLDSRDRGDLNGGGAEASMWNDFVFASGSDSPGEGIRITLSGLQANSEYPITVWAFDDLTGGNATGFWNGEQLTFPDNPDPASLGDYAVSFHVTSDAQGEVAIQGLVGSPRSSGHNVFINGLEVGDRIAEDAPYHIELSSRLVNRAAAIGSLVGVLSSQDPDQEDGFIYTFAPGAGGDHNGLFSLQGNTLLTDRSLQSVGSTLSLKIQTTDREGNSYEKVFALVVIDDVDDDGLDDVWELEYFPSLSAARGSDHSDEDLLNNLEEQALGTNPTLSDTDADGLADHMENGSGKFVDADNAGSDPNLADSDGDGLMDGDEVSPANGSVTDPNLKDTDGDMYGDALEIIQGTSPTDADQFPDVALALTINEFVANNQTGVKDGYGNREDWIEIYNPNIVAVNLVGYTLTDDASVLNKWTFPEVHIPAGGYLLVMASGKNEWDPGGYLHTNFKLSAAGEYLALVRPQGQVIDDQMTPAFPEQFGDVSYARHPSSGTWGYASTPTPNQLNSALHFAGVVKDTRFSVDRGFYDQPFHVTIESDTPGAMIRYTTDGSKPSASHGSVYTGAISIETTTTLRAIAVRSGWLSTNVDSHSYFFVADVVNQPAAPPGWPATWTTAPADYAMDPRVRDGALLGYGVDDALLDIPTVSITMDPDDFLGSTNGIYSHPLNRWERECSVEYVLPDGGEGFQENCKVEIHGNSSRNPARMQKHSMRLTFSSEVGVPKLDFPLFADSPVNAFNKLVLRACFTDSWGLTGWSPSRYRPNDSQYLRDVWMKESFRDMGQPSSYGNFVHVYVNGLYFGLHNMTERLEDDFFASHLGGKEEDWEVYADFSSPGDHWQQLMSIANGAIETPETYQQIQPFLDIENYIDYMLLHFYADAEDWPHHNGYAAVNPVSGDGRYRFFVWDQEIALDKFSWNRYDNGTGGAAPFQRLRRNEEFLMTFADRVQKHLFNGGALSEESSRARYNEVASWIDKAIVAESARWGDTQDTTAGSASVSQPSPLDDLDHDAYPPAPHAPNIYFTREDSWLLELENVLNHYIPILHDPNDPRSIVRELRANQLFPSLDAPVLSQHGGDIDPGFLLDVTAKLGDIYYTLDGSDPRLPGGAVAPAAQFLAGDYDQVVLVALASSDWKYFDKGESLGASDIIYGHADYDQTDWKNPDFDDAAWSEGPAPLGYGVMTGGVINTVISYGGDATNKHLTSYFRKTFDVEEVSEIESLRIRLRRDDGAIVYLNGREIVRSNMPAGVVTFSSVATQGVGGSDESALFDFSYELKPGELLREGNVLAIEVHQSGGGSSDLGVDVEVVGVKRMAGSQSLELLDSARLQARAFSGGEWSALVQADFTMGQAASASNLVVSEIMYHPLDGTSYEYLELMNISSTAEIDLSGVRFALGITYTFPEGTRLAPRERCLVVEDRVAFEQYYGAGHPVVGQYEGKLANGGEQIILLGSGGDTIRNFSYGDQFPWPESADGGGYSLVLIHPESAPDHGSPMNWRASVALHGTPSGSDSSSFVGDPAEDRDGDGLGAFLEYALGGSDLIFSPDSLPRAGYGVWDDGSETGTTAEYLTFSFTCNLAADDVLYAPQISEDLRDWREGEPDLVLVARLNLGDGRETRTYRTADPEAWAEGSKKFIRLLLRQR